The following proteins are encoded in a genomic region of Herminiimonas arsenicoxydans:
- the rfbF gene encoding Glucose-1-phosphate cytidylyltransferase (CDP-glucose pyrophosphorylase) (Evidence 2a : Function of homologous gene experimentally demonstrated in an other organism; PubMedId : 1710759; Product type e : enzyme) gives MKVILLAGGFGTRLAEYTDVIPKPMVPIGGKPILWHIMQTYARFGHKDFYVALGYKAEVIKEYFLNYRALNADFTIDLASGGVTSLQVDPVDWRVTLVNTGEASMTGGRVKRMRSLIGNETCMLTYGDGVADIDLDALLAFHRSHGKMVTVSAVRPAARFGELDLDGARVESFQEKPQLQEGWINGGYFIFEPAFFDMIAGDSTLLEREPLEQATKAGELMAYRHDGFWHCMDTKRDHELLESLWAKGAPWVR, from the coding sequence ATGAAAGTTATCTTACTTGCCGGCGGCTTTGGTACTCGATTGGCAGAATACACTGATGTAATTCCAAAACCGATGGTGCCGATTGGCGGCAAGCCGATTCTTTGGCACATCATGCAGACCTATGCGCGATTTGGACACAAGGATTTTTATGTGGCATTGGGTTACAAGGCCGAGGTCATTAAAGAGTACTTTCTTAATTATCGAGCGCTCAATGCCGACTTTACGATAGACCTTGCTTCTGGAGGTGTTACTTCACTACAGGTTGATCCGGTGGACTGGCGGGTGACTTTGGTAAATACGGGCGAGGCATCCATGACAGGTGGACGCGTCAAGCGTATGCGGTCATTGATCGGCAACGAGACCTGTATGCTGACCTATGGTGATGGCGTCGCCGATATTGATTTGGATGCATTGCTGGCATTTCATCGGAGCCACGGCAAGATGGTTACCGTATCTGCTGTTCGTCCAGCAGCACGTTTTGGGGAGCTGGATCTTGATGGCGCACGTGTCGAGAGCTTTCAGGAAAAACCTCAGTTGCAGGAGGGTTGGATTAATGGTGGTTACTTCATATTTGAACCAGCATTCTTTGACATGATAGCAGGGGATAGTACTTTGCTGGAAAGAGAACCTTTGGAGCAGGCAACCAAGGCTGGTGAGTTGATGGCTTATCGCCATGATGGTTTCTGGCATTGCATGGATACCAAGCGAGATCATGAGCTGCTGGAGTCACTGTGGGCCAAAGGTGCTCCTTGGGTGCGATAG
- a CDS encoding putative UDP-glucose 4-epimerase (Evidence 3 : Function proposed based on presence of conserved amino acid motif, structural feature or limited homology; Product type pe : putative enzyme), translating into MRILITGGYGFVGGRVAQHLQQLGHQIFLGSRQARLPPNWLPQAEVLQTDWSNDRILEQACDGVDVLIHAAGMNAHDCGADPVAALEFNGLATSRLVDVASRVGVQRFIYLSTAHVYANPLIGHISEDVCPRNMHPYASSHLAGENALLSAAQYGKIKGIVLRLSNVFGAPAHKDVNCWTLLVNELCRQAVTAGRLTLRSSGLQRRDFVGMQETCRAVSHVLGLSEEQVGDGIFNVGGAWAPRVIDMTELIQARCLAVLGSTPEIMRAKSSGAEVTHELDFQIDRLLASGFDRSANINTAAEIDATLLFCREFFGNKR; encoded by the coding sequence ATGCGTATCCTGATTACTGGCGGATATGGATTCGTCGGTGGGCGAGTAGCGCAGCATTTGCAGCAACTCGGACATCAAATTTTTTTGGGCTCACGTCAAGCACGCCTCCCACCAAATTGGCTTCCTCAAGCTGAAGTGCTTCAGACAGACTGGAGCAATGACCGCATCCTCGAGCAAGCTTGTGATGGGGTCGATGTGCTGATTCATGCTGCTGGAATGAATGCACATGATTGTGGAGCTGATCCGGTCGCAGCATTAGAATTCAATGGTTTAGCGACTTCGCGTTTAGTTGATGTCGCTAGTCGTGTTGGTGTGCAGCGATTTATTTATCTATCAACTGCGCATGTGTATGCCAACCCTCTCATTGGTCATATTTCAGAAGATGTTTGCCCGCGCAATATGCATCCTTATGCAAGTTCGCATCTTGCGGGAGAGAACGCCTTATTGAGCGCTGCACAGTATGGAAAAATAAAAGGCATCGTGCTGCGTTTATCTAACGTTTTCGGCGCGCCCGCGCATAAGGATGTGAATTGCTGGACTTTATTGGTGAACGAACTATGTCGGCAGGCTGTTACGGCAGGTAGGCTGACCTTACGATCATCAGGCTTGCAAAGGCGGGATTTCGTGGGAATGCAGGAGACGTGCCGTGCAGTGTCTCATGTACTTGGTTTGAGTGAAGAGCAGGTCGGAGACGGAATATTTAATGTCGGAGGAGCGTGGGCACCACGTGTTATCGATATGACTGAATTGATACAAGCCAGGTGTCTTGCCGTGTTAGGTTCCACCCCTGAAATCATGCGCGCTAAATCCAGTGGAGCAGAAGTGACACACGAGCTCGATTTTCAAATAGACAGGTTACTTGCATCAGGTTTCGATCGATCTGCAAATATAAATACGGCGGCTGAGATAGATGCGACTCTGTTATTTTGCAGAGAATTTTTTGGTAATAAACGATGA
- a CDS encoding putative Glycosyl transferase, family 2 (Evidence 3 : Function proposed based on presence of conserved amino acid motif, structural feature or limited homology; Product type pe : putative enzyme) codes for MNDSPVVTVVIPTYNHAHFLREALQSLCAQSFSNWEAIVVNNYSEDDTIAVVASFSDPRIRLENFRNNGVIASSRNRGIALAQGQYIAFLDSDDIWYPEKLTQCMQSFDDNVDLVCHGLYWFGNEERNMFCGPAQRATFDALLDKGNCITPSATVVRKSILDLVDGFSQNPAVVTSEDYHLWLKLAKVGARMKFLEEILGGYRIHSSNQSSAALRHLESVLQVVEEFFPAQSSSTISFQIRRRKRLGLAYYSAGRVMQKNGKRSDSRRLFLQSIKYWPFYPKIYLGIVLSVIHHLPFVSRTSK; via the coding sequence ATGAACGACTCACCTGTTGTTACGGTAGTTATCCCTACATACAATCACGCACATTTTTTGCGGGAAGCGTTGCAATCGCTGTGTGCCCAAAGCTTTTCCAACTGGGAAGCGATCGTTGTTAATAATTATTCTGAGGACGACACCATCGCAGTGGTGGCGTCTTTTTCCGATCCGCGTATTCGATTGGAAAATTTTAGAAATAATGGTGTCATTGCGAGCTCGCGTAATCGTGGAATTGCTTTGGCTCAAGGACAGTACATTGCGTTCCTTGATTCGGATGATATTTGGTATCCTGAGAAGTTAACGCAATGTATGCAAAGCTTCGATGACAATGTTGATTTGGTTTGCCATGGCTTGTACTGGTTTGGCAATGAAGAAAGAAACATGTTTTGCGGCCCTGCGCAACGCGCTACGTTTGATGCCTTGCTCGATAAAGGCAACTGCATTACGCCCTCAGCCACAGTGGTGAGAAAAAGTATATTGGACCTTGTCGATGGATTTTCGCAAAATCCGGCGGTCGTTACTTCAGAGGATTATCATCTATGGCTTAAACTGGCAAAAGTCGGTGCCAGAATGAAGTTTTTGGAGGAGATATTGGGTGGTTATCGCATCCACTCCTCCAATCAGAGCAGCGCGGCGCTACGGCATCTAGAGTCAGTTTTGCAAGTGGTAGAAGAATTCTTTCCAGCGCAGTCTTCCTCAACGATTTCCTTTCAAATTCGTCGTAGAAAACGTCTAGGCCTTGCGTATTACAGTGCAGGGCGGGTCATGCAAAAGAACGGGAAAAGAAGTGATTCCCGTAGATTGTTTTTACAATCAATAAAATACTGGCCATTTTATCCCAAAATTTATTTGGGAATTGTCTTGAGCGTCATACATCATTTACCGTTTGTCTCCCGTACGTCTAAATAA
- a CDS encoding hypothetical protein; putative membrane protein (Evidence 5 : No homology to any previously reported sequences), protein MIWIFALEYAIYLIGDVFWDRTIKVSALILMLVFFKRSPNAIRDSEKNIILIFYLLLLTLLVPAVLNGDEVGFYQWSKFAFMTLIFPIILMSGHTFQSKNNYLSSLYIWLGVALSVQSIIAFVAIRWNLLDISNVVEMSRRPDVPQVSLGLLGFGNAIQSPFADDLVLRPQAWFLEPSILAAFLLFPLFKCWGEFLENRKGILLLFSLLIFSALFLTFSLAGYFAIIATLLFAILSKPFYEIVRSKGVIRYGYALLISVIFFFSASGLMKILNGIGDVEKDGFSKGTVIALKMFSRDSSGPSGLSPN, encoded by the coding sequence ATGATTTGGATATTCGCGCTGGAGTATGCAATTTATCTCATAGGGGATGTGTTTTGGGATCGGACGATCAAGGTATCGGCTTTAATTCTTATGCTAGTTTTTTTCAAACGAAGCCCTAATGCAATAAGAGATAGTGAAAAAAATATCATTCTAATTTTTTATTTATTACTTCTCACGCTATTGGTCCCTGCGGTCTTGAATGGGGATGAAGTCGGTTTCTATCAATGGTCAAAATTTGCATTTATGACGTTGATTTTCCCTATCATACTGATGAGTGGTCATACTTTTCAATCTAAAAATAATTATTTAAGTTCATTGTATATTTGGCTTGGTGTCGCGCTTTCCGTGCAATCTATTATTGCATTTGTAGCAATAAGGTGGAATTTACTAGACATATCAAATGTAGTTGAGATGAGCCGTCGTCCTGACGTGCCCCAAGTCAGTCTTGGTTTACTAGGGTTTGGCAATGCAATCCAATCTCCATTCGCCGACGATCTAGTATTGCGGCCACAAGCTTGGTTTCTTGAGCCATCAATCCTTGCTGCATTTCTTTTATTTCCTTTGTTTAAGTGTTGGGGAGAATTTTTGGAAAACAGAAAGGGAATACTTCTGCTATTCAGTCTCCTCATATTTTCCGCACTTTTCTTAACCTTTTCACTGGCTGGTTACTTTGCAATTATCGCTACTTTACTGTTCGCAATATTATCTAAACCTTTCTATGAAATTGTAAGGAGTAAGGGAGTCATAAGATACGGTTACGCTTTACTGATTTCTGTAATTTTCTTTTTCAGTGCTAGCGGTTTAATGAAGATTTTAAATGGGATTGGCGACGTAGAGAAAGATGGATTTTCGAAGGGGACAGTGATCGCATTAAAAATGTTTTCTAGAGATTCTAGTGGGCCAAGTGGCCTGTCCCCAAACTGA
- a CDS encoding transposase IS3 family, part 2 (Evidence 2b : Function of strongly homologous gene; Product type h : extrachromosomal origin) — protein sequence MKFGFVAKHRGIWPVALTCDTLGVSRSGFYAWLTRTPCKRRTENEQLGRAVHHSFIQSDRTYGARRVWHDLLASGYRCGLHRVERLMQAQALRARPRRRSLPIDRGERPVIGIAANVLDRQFDASAPNRKWVADFTYIWSAEGWLYLAVVLDLYSRRVIGWSMKPEMNAQLVADALMMAVWRRGKPESVMHHSDRGSQYTSEQFQRLLLELGVTCSMSRAGNVWDNSAMESFFSSLKTERLSRKMFRTRDDIRAEVFDYIERFYNPVRRHSTLGYISPIDFEQQAQLA from the coding sequence GTGAAATTTGGATTCGTGGCGAAGCACCGAGGAATCTGGCCGGTGGCACTGACCTGCGACACACTCGGCGTCTCGCGCAGTGGTTTTTATGCATGGCTCACGCGTACGCCGTGCAAACGTCGCACGGAGAACGAGCAACTCGGTCGCGCCGTTCATCACAGTTTTATTCAAAGTGACCGCACCTATGGAGCACGTCGTGTCTGGCACGACCTGTTGGCAAGTGGCTATCGTTGCGGGCTGCATCGCGTCGAACGGCTGATGCAGGCTCAAGCGTTACGGGCTCGACCTCGCCGGCGCAGCTTGCCGATTGACCGAGGTGAGCGCCCAGTCATCGGTATTGCAGCCAACGTGCTCGACCGGCAATTCGACGCTAGTGCACCGAACCGGAAATGGGTCGCTGACTTCACCTACATCTGGTCAGCCGAAGGATGGCTTTACCTCGCTGTTGTACTAGACCTCTATTCCAGGCGTGTCATTGGCTGGTCGATGAAGCCTGAGATGAATGCACAACTCGTCGCCGATGCATTAATGATGGCTGTATGGCGACGTGGTAAGCCGGAATCCGTGATGCATCATTCTGACCGTGGAAGTCAATATACGAGTGAGCAGTTTCAGCGGCTATTGCTTGAATTGGGTGTGACGTGCAGCATGAGTCGTGCGGGTAATGTGTGGGACAACTCGGCCATGGAGAGCTTCTTCTCTTCATTGAAGACAGAGCGCTTATCCAGAAAGATGTTCCGCACGCGAGACGACATCAGGGCAGAAGTGTTTGACTACATCGAACGTTTCTATAATCCGGTTCGAAGACATTCAACGTTGGGCTATATCAGCCCAATTGACTTTGAACAGCAAGCTCAGTTAGCTTAA
- a CDS encoding transposase IS3 family, part 1 (Evidence 2b : Function of strongly homologous gene; PubMedId : 11972771, 11315188; Product type h : extrachromosomal origin), protein MANRRQFSKEFKVEAVRLVKERGVSIVQAAKDLNVHENVLRKWVHAVSEDASHAFPGHGQLKPEQLEIARLRKEVAKLKMERDILKKAAAYFARESM, encoded by the coding sequence ATGGCAAATCGTAGACAGTTCAGCAAGGAGTTCAAGGTAGAGGCGGTTAGGCTAGTTAAAGAACGAGGTGTTTCAATCGTGCAGGCCGCCAAAGACCTCAATGTGCACGAGAACGTATTGCGCAAATGGGTTCATGCCGTATCGGAAGATGCATCGCATGCCTTTCCCGGGCATGGTCAACTCAAACCAGAGCAACTTGAGATAGCAAGGTTGCGCAAAGAAGTCGCCAAACTGAAGATGGAGCGCGACATTTTAAAAAAAGCCGCCGCCTACTTCGCCAGGGAATCGATGTGA
- a CDS encoding hypothetical protein; putative membrane protein (Evidence 5 : No homology to any previously reported sequences), giving the protein MGTYFDLLSDHPLGVGLSHTLGLNDWGSASAFFFWVISGGLPALILLVFFFGYIFFYFCHPLLISGNNVYKYIAASFIGHSIHNLSYGNWLAPFFLIHLAILIMTCRQLMQKMKFQIKSKFEITAN; this is encoded by the coding sequence ATGGGTACCTATTTCGATTTACTTTCCGATCATCCTTTGGGAGTAGGACTCTCTCATACCTTGGGTTTGAATGATTGGGGTTCAGCAAGTGCTTTTTTCTTTTGGGTAATTTCTGGAGGGTTACCTGCCCTTATATTGCTTGTCTTTTTTTTCGGCTATATCTTCTTTTACTTTTGCCACCCACTATTAATATCAGGAAATAATGTATACAAATATATTGCGGCTTCGTTTATCGGTCACAGTATTCACAATCTTTCATATGGCAATTGGCTAGCACCGTTTTTTTTAATACATTTGGCAATTTTAATTATGACTTGTCGGCAACTTATGCAAAAAATGAAATTTCAAATCAAATCAAAATTTGAAATCACTGCAAATTAA
- a CDS encoding Conserved hypothetical proteinn putative NAD-dependent epimerase/dehydratase (Evidence 4 : Homologs of previously reported genes of unknown function), which translates to MKTIVITGASGYIGRCLVTKLLALGDYRVKVLTRHSQEISSSACLFPNSVEVVIGDLQAPELLTGLFERDCTVINLVYMWGAGIADNVAVTTNLLRLCSAAGVGRIIHCSTAAVVGRVEENDVTEDTVSNPITEYGKTKLAVEEVIRGAQNFCDVAILRPTAVFGIDGAPLKKLASDLAAGKRVTNYLKSCLFGRRRMNLVHVDNVVASLLFFIDYQDKFGAEIFIVSDDDDPSNNFADVEHFLMNRLAIPPYKFPRFLIPLGVLSFILNRLGRNNVNPRCNYSPNKISALGFRRPKSFMSGLEEYAEWWRSTGLRQ; encoded by the coding sequence ATGAAAACAATAGTGATAACTGGTGCCTCTGGTTATATTGGCCGCTGTCTCGTGACTAAGCTTTTAGCGCTTGGAGACTATCGAGTAAAAGTGCTAACAAGGCATAGCCAAGAAATTTCATCTTCTGCCTGCTTATTTCCAAATAGCGTGGAGGTTGTGATTGGAGACTTACAGGCTCCTGAATTGTTGACGGGATTGTTTGAGCGGGATTGTACGGTTATTAATCTTGTATATATGTGGGGGGCAGGTATAGCAGATAACGTCGCTGTCACTACCAATTTGCTGAGGTTATGCAGCGCCGCCGGTGTCGGAAGAATTATTCACTGTAGCACTGCCGCCGTAGTTGGACGTGTCGAAGAAAATGATGTTACCGAAGATACAGTTTCAAATCCGATTACCGAATATGGCAAAACTAAACTCGCGGTAGAAGAAGTTATTAGAGGGGCACAGAACTTTTGTGATGTCGCGATTTTACGCCCTACCGCGGTATTTGGAATTGATGGTGCACCTTTAAAAAAGCTGGCTTCTGATCTTGCCGCTGGAAAACGGGTCACTAATTATCTCAAGTCCTGTCTTTTCGGCAGGCGCAGAATGAATCTGGTTCATGTCGATAATGTGGTGGCATCTTTGCTTTTTTTTATCGATTACCAAGATAAATTCGGAGCGGAAATTTTTATAGTTTCTGACGATGATGACCCTTCCAATAATTTCGCGGATGTCGAACATTTCTTAATGAATAGACTCGCCATTCCCCCGTATAAATTTCCTCGTTTTTTAATTCCTTTGGGTGTATTGAGCTTTATCTTAAATAGACTCGGTAGAAACAATGTGAACCCTCGCTGTAATTATTCTCCCAATAAAATTAGCGCTTTAGGATTTAGACGACCTAAGAGTTTCATGAGTGGCTTGGAAGAGTACGCTGAATGGTGGCGCTCTACTGGATTGAGACAATGA
- a CDS encoding putative glycosyl transferase, group 1 family protein (Evidence 3 : Function proposed based on presence of conserved amino acid motif, structural feature or limited homology; Product type pe : putative enzyme) translates to MRVLNVNSSLDFRSGGGTAERTFQMSRFLARVNTKCTVFTIDTGLDQARVAALKPAEVVAIPLLWRRFYVPKINWNTIRKLVNDADIIHLMGHWGVLNALVYVAARSAGKPYVVCPAGALPIFGRSAVLKRLYNFLIGNAIIRNASAWIAVTPIEFAQFEKYGVPASSITVIPNGVAVEDFPAVDVTAFREAKALPDRPLILFMGRLNLIKGPDLLLEAFASIKDRINDFHLAFAGPDEGMQDGLLEFARQNGIADRVHFLGFVSGHDKVAAYRSATLLAVPSRQEAMSIVALEAGICGRPVLVTDQCGFGEIKSICSDLETTADAAGIAAGLESVITEPGMLERLGLLFRDFVMQRYTWESIVAEYLKLYKNILTVKK, encoded by the coding sequence ATGCGGGTACTCAACGTCAACTCTTCTCTTGACTTCAGGAGTGGTGGTGGCACGGCGGAGCGTACATTCCAGATGAGCCGCTTTTTGGCCAGAGTGAATACAAAATGTACCGTATTTACCATTGATACAGGGCTTGATCAGGCTAGAGTCGCGGCGCTTAAACCGGCCGAGGTCGTCGCCATACCATTGTTATGGCGGCGATTTTATGTCCCGAAAATAAACTGGAACACGATTCGAAAATTAGTAAATGATGCAGACATCATTCACTTAATGGGACATTGGGGCGTGCTGAACGCATTGGTTTATGTGGCCGCCCGTAGTGCGGGGAAGCCCTATGTTGTTTGTCCTGCTGGGGCATTGCCTATATTTGGCCGCTCTGCTGTTCTCAAGCGCTTATACAATTTTCTGATTGGCAATGCAATTATCAGAAATGCGTCTGCGTGGATAGCTGTGACACCAATCGAGTTTGCCCAATTTGAAAAATATGGTGTTCCTGCATCGAGCATTACCGTCATTCCGAATGGTGTCGCAGTTGAGGATTTTCCGGCTGTAGATGTGACAGCATTTCGTGAAGCGAAAGCTCTTCCCGATCGGCCCTTGATATTATTCATGGGGCGTCTGAACCTGATCAAAGGGCCAGACTTGCTGTTGGAAGCCTTTGCATCGATAAAAGACAGAATTAATGACTTCCATCTTGCGTTTGCCGGACCAGATGAGGGAATGCAGGATGGATTGCTTGAATTTGCGCGCCAGAATGGAATCGCCGATCGGGTACATTTTCTGGGTTTTGTGAGCGGGCACGACAAGGTTGCGGCTTATCGTTCAGCGACGCTGCTCGCTGTACCCTCAAGACAGGAGGCGATGTCGATAGTGGCATTGGAGGCCGGAATTTGTGGCAGGCCGGTTTTGGTAACCGATCAATGCGGATTCGGAGAAATCAAGTCGATTTGCTCTGACCTTGAGACTACTGCCGACGCTGCTGGTATCGCAGCCGGGTTGGAGAGCGTGATTACGGAGCCGGGTATGCTGGAGCGTCTTGGACTTCTTTTCCGTGATTTTGTTATGCAACGATATACATGGGAGTCCATCGTTGCCGAGTATCTGAAACTATATAAAAACATACTGACGGTAAAAAAATGA
- a CDS encoding putative glycosyl transferase, group 1 family protein (Evidence 3 : Function proposed based on presence of conserved amino acid motif, structural feature or limited homology; Product type pe : putative enzyme): MKVLIVSQYFWPESFRINELIQSLIKRGVDVDVLTGQPNYPEGVVFPGYRAGACQQEYWSGARIYRVPLAPRGSKSAIKLAFNYLSFVVSGLLIGPWMLRKNNYDVIFVYAPSPILQAIPAIFLGWLKRCGVIVWVQDLWPESLQATGYVRNPRILAAVAQVVRFIYRHSDLLLVQSEAFEARVAALAPGTRVVYYPNSVDSSFAVPSEMSLPDIPALKEGFCIVFAGNIGTGQAVEVIVEAAALLTEYADIRFVVLGHGSRWDWMREEVQVRGLSNVYLPGRYPVETMPGLMQKASALLVTLADQPIFAATVPSKVQAYMAAGKPILACLNGEGARLVSKAQAGLVSAAENAQALADSILCLYKMTDAERAQMGENGRRYFKEHFDQDILTDQLIDHFHAVSASSKGQE; the protein is encoded by the coding sequence ATGAAGGTACTTATCGTCAGCCAGTATTTTTGGCCTGAAAGCTTTCGTATCAATGAATTGATCCAGTCGCTGATAAAGAGGGGCGTGGATGTCGATGTATTGACGGGGCAGCCGAATTATCCGGAGGGTGTCGTATTTCCCGGCTACCGGGCGGGAGCTTGTCAACAAGAGTACTGGTCTGGCGCCAGGATATATCGTGTTCCCTTGGCTCCTAGGGGGAGCAAGAGTGCAATTAAACTGGCCTTTAATTATTTGTCATTTGTCGTCTCTGGACTGTTGATCGGCCCTTGGATGCTGCGGAAAAATAATTATGATGTCATTTTCGTCTATGCTCCTTCCCCCATTCTGCAAGCTATTCCCGCCATTTTTTTGGGTTGGTTGAAACGCTGTGGTGTCATTGTCTGGGTTCAGGATCTATGGCCGGAAAGCTTGCAGGCGACCGGATATGTTCGCAATCCACGTATTCTTGCTGCCGTAGCGCAGGTAGTACGCTTCATTTATCGGCATAGCGATTTGTTGCTGGTTCAGTCGGAAGCTTTTGAGGCCCGAGTTGCGGCTTTGGCTCCAGGTACGCGGGTTGTCTATTACCCGAATTCAGTCGATTCGAGTTTTGCTGTGCCGTCTGAAATGTCGCTTCCCGATATTCCTGCATTGAAAGAGGGGTTTTGTATTGTGTTCGCCGGGAATATCGGCACCGGCCAGGCGGTAGAGGTTATCGTGGAGGCAGCAGCTTTGCTGACGGAGTATGCAGATATCCGTTTCGTGGTGCTCGGTCACGGTAGTCGTTGGGATTGGATGCGGGAAGAAGTGCAAGTGCGTGGTTTAAGCAATGTGTATTTGCCTGGGCGCTATCCAGTGGAGACGATGCCGGGACTCATGCAGAAGGCTTCCGCGCTGCTGGTAACTCTGGCGGATCAACCGATTTTCGCTGCGACAGTGCCAAGTAAAGTTCAAGCCTATATGGCCGCAGGTAAGCCAATTTTGGCTTGCCTGAATGGCGAGGGTGCGCGCCTGGTCAGTAAGGCGCAGGCTGGCTTGGTGAGTGCTGCCGAGAATGCGCAAGCATTGGCGGATTCTATATTGTGTTTATATAAAATGACTGATGCCGAAAGAGCACAAATGGGGGAAAATGGTCGCCGCTATTTTAAAGAGCATTTTGATCAGGATATTTTGACGGACCAACTCATCGACCACTTCCATGCGGTCTCCGCATCAAGTAAGGGCCAGGAATGA
- a CDS encoding putative dTDP-4-dehydrorhamnose reductase (Evidence 3 : Function proposed based on presence of conserved amino acid motif, structural feature or limited homology; Product type pe : putative enzyme), whose protein sequence is MKILVLGASGMLGSAVMRVLSEKKDWQLFGTVRSANAGRFFSPQIAECLLPGCDVENHDALVKVFDRVKPTVVINCIGLVKQLADADDPLLALPINSLLPHRLAALCNLSGARLIHISTDCVFKGDKGAYEEKDISDATDLYGKSKFLGEVSLPQTLTLRTSIIGHELQNAHGLVEWFLEQKDRCNGYKRSIFSGLPTVALAQFIRDVVIPRADLSGLYHVAAKPISKFDLLALIADVYGKEINILADESVVINRSLSAEKLRQDTGYEAPDWRSLIQLMHLYK, encoded by the coding sequence ATGAAAATTTTAGTATTAGGTGCCAGCGGCATGTTGGGAAGTGCCGTTATGCGCGTGCTGAGTGAAAAAAAAGACTGGCAACTGTTCGGGACAGTTCGCTCGGCGAACGCAGGCCGTTTTTTTTCGCCTCAGATTGCGGAATGTTTATTACCGGGTTGCGATGTCGAAAATCATGATGCTTTGGTCAAGGTATTCGACAGGGTCAAGCCGACAGTTGTCATCAATTGCATAGGCTTGGTCAAGCAATTGGCCGATGCGGATGATCCCTTGTTAGCACTACCTATCAATTCTTTGTTGCCGCATCGCCTGGCGGCTCTTTGCAATTTAAGCGGAGCACGCCTGATTCATATCAGTACCGATTGTGTATTTAAAGGTGATAAAGGGGCATATGAAGAGAAAGATATCTCTGACGCGACTGATTTATACGGCAAGTCAAAATTCCTAGGAGAGGTTTCTCTCCCACAAACTTTGACCTTGAGAACGTCGATCATTGGACATGAGCTGCAAAATGCGCATGGTTTGGTGGAATGGTTTCTTGAGCAAAAAGATCGTTGCAATGGATATAAACGATCGATTTTTTCTGGCTTGCCGACGGTTGCTTTGGCACAGTTTATTCGTGATGTTGTTATTCCTAGAGCTGACTTGTCAGGGTTGTATCATGTGGCAGCCAAACCGATATCAAAGTTTGATTTGCTTGCGCTTATAGCAGACGTTTACGGCAAAGAGATCAACATCCTAGCCGATGAGAGCGTAGTGATTAACCGTTCATTGAGTGCAGAGAAACTCAGGCAAGACACAGGATATGAAGCGCCGGATTGGCGTAGTCTTATTCAATTAATGCATCTTTATAAATAG